From the Limosilactobacillus panis genome, one window contains:
- a CDS encoding cupin yields the protein MQFIKTDANVDLAENIVETASQTVTHLVIPAGKAVPKHHVPYDVIVVPIKGKVIFGDVDHDHHETLVPGDIVKMAPGEWHDLKAVDDTEVMVIKSKLQ from the coding sequence ATGCAGTTTATTAAAACCGACGCCAACGTTGACCTGGCGGAAAACATCGTCGAGACAGCCAGTCAAACCGTTACCCACCTGGTGATTCCGGCGGGCAAGGCTGTCCCTAAGCACCACGTTCCGTACGACGTTATTGTGGTACCCATCAAGGGGAAGGTTATCTTTGGCGACGTTGACCACGACCACCATGAGACCTTGGTACCCGGGGATATCGTGAAGATGGCTCCCGGTGAATGGCACGACCTTAAGGCAGTCGACGATACCGAAGTAATGGTAATTAAGTCGAAGTTGCAATAG
- a CDS encoding LacI family DNA-binding transcriptional regulator translates to MATIKDIAQAAGVSVSTASRALNNNPRISVKTRQRVKEIADQLGYLPNYNAQNLTRGESNMVGLIFPVTSDTAPANPFHIDLMRGISVALKPRHYEMVVAIAPTADDLLASVKSMVTQSKVHKFLVFYTIENDPVTSYLRKNKLDFVVIGHPTDHHPDRYVDNDNVAAGEKATAHLLAHHPAKRPAFLQFADNWVYEQSRRQGYEKCLESRGIKPLVWYYQENGTTVEDFLTKHPEIDSFLCSDDLLLVRINDQLQSLGYPIACYNNSRLVGMLLKDNERVDMQPRKLGQAAVELLFERDDHHRIVDFKIYD, encoded by the coding sequence GTGGCAACAATTAAGGATATTGCGCAAGCAGCAGGCGTGTCAGTCTCAACTGCTTCGCGGGCGTTGAACAATAACCCGCGGATTAGTGTCAAGACCCGGCAACGGGTAAAGGAGATTGCTGACCAGCTGGGCTACTTGCCAAACTATAACGCCCAAAATCTGACCCGGGGTGAGTCAAACATGGTGGGGCTGATTTTCCCGGTAACGAGTGACACAGCCCCGGCCAACCCCTTCCATATCGACTTGATGAGGGGGATCAGTGTGGCCCTAAAACCCCGCCACTATGAGATGGTGGTGGCCATCGCGCCAACGGCTGATGACCTCTTAGCGAGCGTCAAGTCGATGGTTACCCAGTCAAAGGTCCATAAGTTCCTGGTCTTTTACACAATTGAGAACGATCCAGTAACCAGCTACCTCCGCAAGAATAAGCTTGACTTTGTGGTAATTGGGCACCCAACGGACCACCACCCTGACCGCTATGTTGATAACGACAACGTAGCGGCGGGGGAAAAGGCCACCGCCCACCTGCTGGCCCACCATCCTGCTAAGCGCCCGGCCTTCTTGCAGTTTGCCGACAACTGGGTCTACGAGCAGTCCCGGCGGCAGGGCTACGAGAAATGCCTTGAAAGCCGGGGAATTAAGCCGCTAGTCTGGTATTACCAGGAGAATGGGACCACGGTTGAGGACTTTTTGACCAAGCACCCGGAGATTGATTCTTTCCTCTGCTCGGATGACCTGTTACTGGTCCGAATCAATGACCAATTGCAGTCACTGGGCTACCCCATTGCTTGCTACAACAATAGCCGGCTAGTGGGGATGCTACTCAAAGACAATGAACGGGTCGACATGCAACCACGGAAGCTGGGTCAGGCGGCCGTGGAGCTGTTATTTGAGCGAGATGACCACCACCGGATTGTGGATTTTAAGATTTATGATTAA
- a CDS encoding MFS transporter — protein MAKQKKEHIFTKDVVLVMAASFFFMFSNMYCNPLINGYAKSLGASGAFAGVIVGMMSIVAMFLRPIAGNLTDHFSKYQLSFVGGALSFIGVLGYVFTPNSVVLLLCRLVNGLGYVLCTVCMTTWLSYLVPFSHVGEAMSFYGLMNALAMSLAPAISIDIYPVIGYRLAIIISALAALMVVVTIQFVHNRALPTAKGPIDKGHFHLKIIQHDSIPIAAMIALFAIPYFATQADIVSYTEQRHLPIAVGAYFLIYAIVLLAIRLFLRNQFDTVRFGIWLVASLVATAFYLVMLAVMHTNWEMALAAAGMAFGYGTIYSVCQSTAMMLAPQSERGLASATFFLGLDIGMSLGPILGGLIDDFLPVAFFYPVMLIIVPLILLIYLGNRKKLNGAVVKHQDIE, from the coding sequence ATGGCAAAGCAGAAGAAAGAGCACATTTTTACGAAGGACGTTGTGCTGGTCATGGCCGCATCGTTTTTCTTTATGTTTAGTAACATGTATTGCAACCCCCTGATCAACGGCTACGCGAAGAGTCTTGGCGCCAGTGGGGCCTTTGCGGGGGTAATTGTGGGGATGATGAGTATCGTTGCCATGTTCCTGCGGCCAATTGCCGGGAACCTGACCGACCATTTTTCCAAGTACCAACTGTCGTTTGTTGGTGGGGCCCTGAGTTTCATTGGGGTCTTGGGCTACGTTTTTACGCCAAATAGCGTGGTTCTTTTGCTTTGTCGGTTGGTCAACGGGCTGGGCTACGTCTTGTGCACAGTCTGCATGACGACCTGGCTTTCCTACTTGGTACCCTTCTCCCATGTGGGGGAGGCAATGAGCTTCTACGGCTTGATGAACGCCCTGGCAATGTCGCTGGCCCCGGCAATCTCAATTGATATCTACCCGGTCATTGGCTACCGGCTCGCAATCATTATCTCCGCCTTGGCCGCCCTGATGGTGGTCGTCACCATCCAATTCGTCCACAACCGGGCGCTGCCAACCGCCAAGGGACCAATCGATAAGGGGCACTTCCACCTGAAGATCATTCAACACGATTCTATCCCCATTGCGGCGATGATTGCCCTGTTTGCCATCCCGTACTTCGCCACCCAGGCGGATATCGTCAGCTACACCGAACAGCGCCACCTGCCGATTGCTGTCGGGGCCTACTTCTTGATCTACGCGATCGTCCTTCTGGCCATCCGGCTCTTCTTGCGGAACCAGTTCGACACGGTCCGCTTTGGGATCTGGCTGGTTGCCAGTTTAGTGGCCACCGCCTTTTACCTGGTAATGCTGGCAGTAATGCACACGAACTGGGAAATGGCCCTGGCCGCTGCGGGGATGGCCTTTGGTTACGGGACCATTTATTCGGTCTGCCAGTCAACGGCGATGATGCTCGCGCCCCAAAGCGAACGGGGGCTGGCCAGTGCGACCTTCTTCTTGGGCCTGGACATCGGGATGTCACTAGGCCCAATCCTCGGGGGGTTAATCGACGACTTCCTACCGGTTGCCTTCTTCTATCCGGTAATGCTAATCATTGTTCCGCTGATCCTGTTGATTTACCTCGGCAACCGCAAGAAGCTTAATGGGGCGGTTGTTAAGCACCAGGACATAGAGTAG
- a CDS encoding glycoside hydrolase family 65 protein: protein MKQTFEIAPWHVATKKWDPEDKRLQESMTSLANENLGMRGFFEEGYSADHMQGVYLGGVWFPDKTRVGWWKNGYPKYFGKMINAVNFMKLIIKVNGEQLDLAKQTPKDFKLDLDMKRGVLTREFTVEIGGTEMYFHFERFVSAVQKELVGQRLHIKNRGNGDAKVEITSMIDADVYNEDANYDEQFWNVLNKKAKGERAELTSMTKKNDFGTPQFIVGMQSTTKTDLDHEGDGTDEKDAYNTFAGTVAAGKEINFEKRTVVVTSRDFDTEEKIEKHLDELSDQFDGQSYDDLLDPHVKEWADRWTKSDVEIDGDEGAQQGIRFNLFQLFSTYYGEDYRLNISPKGFTGEKYGGATYWDTEAYCIPVYLGVANPEIARNLLMYRYKQLDGAYVNAQQQGLKGALFPMVTFNGIECHNEWEITFEEIHRNGDIAYAIYLYTKYTGDKSYVLHEGAKVLTEISRFWADRVHYSQNKNKYMLHAVTGPDEYDNNVNNDWYTNLLCRWTLKYTLEILDEVDADVAKKLNVSEDEKRRWKGIADNMYLPYDKQRDIFPENDGYMDKDLTPISEIPSDQLPLNQHWSWDRILRSPYVKQGDVIQGLWDFIDDFTKEQKKHNFDFYEQYTVHESSLSASVYSIIASDIGYEDKAVELYERSARLDLDNYNNDTADGLHITSMTGSWLDIVQGFAGMRVRDGQLHYAPFLPKKWNSYQFRQMFRGRILKVTVDKNGTKIDLVSGDPITIDLDGKKLELK from the coding sequence ATGAAACAAACATTCGAAATTGCTCCGTGGCACGTTGCAACGAAGAAGTGGGACCCAGAAGACAAACGTCTCCAAGAATCCATGACGAGTTTGGCAAACGAAAATCTCGGAATGCGGGGCTTCTTTGAAGAAGGGTACTCTGCAGACCACATGCAAGGGGTTTACCTTGGCGGAGTTTGGTTCCCTGACAAGACCCGTGTTGGTTGGTGGAAGAACGGTTATCCAAAGTACTTCGGTAAGATGATCAACGCGGTTAACTTCATGAAGCTGATCATCAAGGTCAACGGCGAACAACTGGACCTGGCTAAGCAGACGCCAAAGGACTTCAAGCTGGACCTTGACATGAAGCGCGGTGTTCTGACCCGTGAATTCACGGTTGAAATTGGTGGCACGGAAATGTACTTCCACTTTGAACGTTTTGTTTCCGCCGTTCAAAAGGAATTAGTTGGTCAACGCCTCCACATCAAGAACCGTGGTAACGGTGACGCGAAGGTTGAAATTACCAGCATGATTGATGCGGACGTCTACAACGAAGACGCCAACTACGACGAACAATTCTGGAACGTCCTCAACAAGAAAGCGAAGGGCGAACGTGCTGAATTAACTTCCATGACTAAGAAGAACGACTTCGGCACGCCACAGTTCATCGTCGGCATGCAAAGCACGACCAAGACCGACCTGGACCACGAAGGCGACGGGACGGACGAAAAGGACGCCTACAACACCTTTGCCGGAACGGTGGCTGCTGGTAAGGAAATTAACTTCGAAAAGCGGACCGTGGTTGTTACTTCACGGGACTTCGATACCGAAGAAAAGATTGAAAAGCACCTGGACGAATTAAGCGACCAGTTCGACGGCCAAAGCTACGACGACCTGCTGGACCCTCACGTGAAGGAATGGGCTGACCGGTGGACCAAGTCTGATGTTGAAATTGATGGTGACGAAGGGGCCCAACAAGGGATTCGTTTCAACCTCTTCCAACTCTTCTCCACTTACTACGGTGAAGACTACCGCCTCAACATTTCACCAAAGGGCTTCACTGGTGAAAAGTACGGTGGTGCCACTTACTGGGACACTGAAGCTTACTGTATCCCGGTTTACCTGGGGGTTGCTAACCCAGAGATTGCTCGTAACCTGCTGATGTACCGTTACAAGCAACTCGATGGTGCCTACGTCAACGCCCAACAACAAGGTCTGAAGGGGGCCCTCTTCCCGATGGTAACCTTCAACGGGATTGAATGCCACAACGAATGGGAAATCACCTTCGAAGAAATTCACCGGAACGGTGACATCGCCTACGCAATCTACCTGTACACGAAGTACACCGGCGACAAGTCTTACGTTCTCCACGAAGGTGCTAAGGTCCTGACCGAAATTTCACGGTTCTGGGCTGACCGGGTTCACTACTCACAAAACAAGAACAAGTACATGCTCCACGCCGTAACTGGTCCGGATGAATACGACAACAACGTTAACAACGACTGGTACACTAATCTGCTTTGCCGGTGGACGCTGAAGTACACCCTGGAAATTTTGGATGAAGTTGACGCCGACGTGGCTAAGAAGCTGAACGTTTCCGAAGACGAGAAGCGGCGTTGGAAGGGTATTGCTGACAACATGTACCTGCCATATGATAAGCAAAGAGACATCTTCCCAGAAAACGATGGCTACATGGACAAGGACCTGACCCCCATTTCTGAAATCCCTAGTGACCAACTGCCACTGAACCAACACTGGTCATGGGACCGGATCCTGCGTTCACCATACGTCAAGCAGGGTGACGTCATCCAAGGCCTCTGGGACTTCATCGATGACTTTACGAAGGAACAGAAGAAGCACAACTTTGACTTCTACGAACAATACACCGTTCACGAATCAAGCCTGTCCGCTTCGGTTTACTCCATCATCGCTTCTGACATTGGTTATGAAGACAAGGCCGTTGAACTGTACGAACGTTCCGCACGGCTCGACCTGGACAACTACAACAACGATACTGCCGATGGTCTGCACATTACTTCCATGACTGGTTCATGGCTGGATATCGTTCAAGGCTTTGCTGGGATGCGGGTTCGTGATGGACAACTCCACTACGCACCATTCTTGCCAAAGAAATGGAACTCCTACCAATTCCGTCAAATGTTCCGTGGCCGGATCTTGAAGGTAACTGTTGATAAGAACGGGACCAAGATTGACTTGGTATCCGGTGACCCAATCACGATTGACCTTGACGGTAAGAAACTGGAATTAAAGTAA
- a CDS encoding transposase has product MQIINHFSTENDSQNIISHFLSLIGLAKLTHRVNFKRHSLCSLKMIVAWLMTAHFERLSINRAHPDCHFTPRTARNVLNDGRINWQKLVCLVAIQLIRILTPFIDGRRRLALVLDDTLLARRWSQKTELLAKTYDHDKHEYVNGYRGLTLGWSDGNTFLPINFALMSTHQPANLIGCLAQITDQRQIAGQRRAQAQRPMNQVALELIRQAQTLGVSAKYVLFDSWYSSPKMFWQLAQLQLFGVGMLKRSAKVYYRYRGRHYSIKGLYQRLAASKMNCRHHYLYSSVIQAQYHGHQFPLKVVFVSKKGHRQDYLVLATTNLAMRPEEIIQLYGRRWQIETYFKAAKQYLALNRSQIQSYDGQCGYIAVTMITYDLLAWQERLNTDDRTIGGLFYIMNQALPDIRFMDALVYLFHELGRAELSLTDHIDDIINRFIAQLPITIQKALNTGI; this is encoded by the coding sequence ATGCAAATTATAAACCATTTCAGTACTGAAAACGATTCTCAAAACATTATTTCTCACTTCTTAAGCCTAATTGGTCTAGCTAAGCTAACTCACAGGGTGAATTTTAAGCGTCACTCATTATGTTCATTGAAAATGATCGTAGCTTGGTTAATGACAGCTCATTTTGAGCGTCTTTCGATCAATCGTGCTCATCCAGATTGCCATTTTACCCCAAGAACGGCACGGAATGTTTTGAATGATGGCCGTATTAACTGGCAGAAATTAGTCTGTTTAGTAGCGATTCAATTAATTCGCATCTTAACCCCGTTTATTGATGGTCGACGTCGTTTGGCATTAGTGCTTGATGATACTCTGTTAGCACGTCGTTGGTCCCAAAAGACTGAATTATTAGCCAAGACCTATGACCACGATAAGCACGAGTATGTAAATGGTTACCGTGGCTTAACTCTCGGTTGGAGTGATGGTAATACTTTTTTGCCTATTAATTTTGCTTTAATGTCAACTCACCAGCCTGCTAATCTGATTGGATGCTTAGCGCAGATTACTGACCAACGTCAAATTGCCGGTCAAAGAAGGGCTCAAGCTCAACGCCCAATGAACCAAGTGGCTCTAGAATTGATTAGACAAGCGCAAACACTAGGCGTGTCAGCTAAATACGTCCTTTTTGATTCTTGGTACAGTTCGCCGAAGATGTTTTGGCAACTCGCTCAGCTTCAGCTTTTTGGTGTGGGTATGCTCAAACGCAGCGCAAAAGTCTATTATCGATATCGTGGTCGTCACTATAGCATTAAGGGTCTTTATCAACGTTTAGCAGCTTCTAAAATGAATTGTCGGCATCACTATCTTTACAGCAGTGTCATTCAAGCCCAATATCATGGCCATCAGTTTCCGCTAAAAGTGGTTTTTGTATCCAAAAAGGGGCACCGTCAGGACTACCTAGTTTTAGCGACCACTAACTTAGCTATGCGGCCAGAAGAAATCATTCAATTGTACGGACGCCGCTGGCAAATTGAGACCTATTTCAAAGCTGCTAAGCAGTATTTAGCTCTTAATCGATCACAAATTCAAAGTTACGACGGTCAATGTGGTTATATTGCCGTCACCATGATTACTTATGACTTATTGGCTTGGCAAGAACGACTTAATACTGATGATCGCACAATTGGTGGACTCTTTTACATTATGAATCAAGCACTGCCAGATATTCGTTTTATGGACGCATTGGTCTACTTATTTCATGAACTGGGTCGAGCTGAGCTCAGCCTAACTGATCACATTGATGACATCATTAATCGATTCATAGCTCAGTTGCCAATAACGATCCAAAAAGCATTGAATACTGGCATCTAA
- a CDS encoding thiolase family protein — protein MEEVYIVAAQRTPIGKFGGALAAVPAVQLGAAAIRAAVKAATIDPAAVDQVLMGNVIQAGNGQNPARQAAIAAGLDQSIPAITVNDVCASGLSSINLGASLIQSGQAQVIVAGGMESMSRAPYLLERARQGYRFGDGRLVDAMQRDGLNDAWGGYPMGVTAENVSGQYQVSRKEQDRFALRSHQLAVAAQQNHSFDKEIVPVTVKAKKGTTVVRQDESPRPDTSMAALGKLKPVFKAGGTVTAGNSSGLNDGGAAVVLASKTAVKKMNLQPLARWEASALVGLDPHVMGLGPYYAISRLLEQTGLTADTVDVVELNEAFASQAIVCQRLLGLRDEQVNPYGGAIALGHPLGCSGARILVTLVHQLQALHKHTGIASLCVGGGMGVATLIKN, from the coding sequence ATGGAAGAAGTCTACATTGTTGCGGCCCAGCGAACCCCAATTGGCAAGTTCGGTGGGGCCTTAGCAGCGGTGCCCGCTGTTCAACTCGGGGCAGCGGCCATCCGTGCGGCAGTCAAAGCCGCCACTATCGACCCGGCCGCTGTTGACCAGGTCCTGATGGGCAATGTTATCCAGGCGGGGAATGGACAGAATCCAGCGCGCCAGGCAGCCATTGCAGCGGGCCTGGACCAGTCCATCCCGGCAATTACTGTGAATGATGTGTGCGCTTCTGGCCTGTCAAGTATTAACCTCGGAGCGAGCTTAATCCAGTCCGGTCAGGCTCAGGTCATCGTTGCCGGTGGGATGGAGAGCATGTCCCGAGCCCCCTACCTCCTGGAACGGGCACGCCAGGGCTACCGCTTTGGTGACGGCCGCCTGGTCGATGCCATGCAAAGAGACGGCTTAAATGATGCCTGGGGCGGCTATCCGATGGGGGTAACCGCCGAAAACGTGAGTGGCCAATACCAGGTTAGCCGGAAAGAGCAAGACCGTTTTGCCTTGCGTAGTCACCAGTTGGCGGTGGCCGCCCAGCAGAATCACTCCTTTGATAAGGAAATCGTCCCCGTCACGGTGAAGGCCAAGAAGGGGACAACGGTTGTTCGCCAGGACGAATCTCCCCGGCCGGACACTTCCATGGCGGCTTTGGGTAAGCTCAAACCCGTCTTTAAAGCTGGCGGGACAGTGACGGCGGGGAACTCTTCCGGCCTCAACGATGGTGGGGCGGCAGTTGTGCTGGCTTCCAAGACAGCTGTTAAGAAGATGAATCTCCAGCCCCTGGCCCGTTGGGAAGCGTCCGCCTTGGTCGGTTTAGATCCCCATGTCATGGGATTAGGCCCTTATTACGCCATTAGTCGGTTGCTGGAGCAGACGGGGCTGACCGCGGACACAGTTGACGTGGTTGAACTGAACGAAGCCTTCGCCAGTCAGGCAATTGTCTGCCAGCGCCTTTTGGGACTAAGGGATGAACAGGTCAACCCGTATGGCGGGGCAATCGCTTTGGGACACCCCCTTGGCTGTTCTGGAGCCCGGATACTGGTAACCCTAGTCCACCAACTGCAGGCCCTGCACAAGCATACTGGAATCGCTAGCCTCTGTGTTGGTGGGGGCATGGGCGTTGCAACATTGATAAAAAATTAA
- a CDS encoding aldo/keto reductase: MVELKNINSIYHLNNGVKIPCVGYGTFRTPADVAEKAVADAIDVGYRLIDTAAVYGNEEAVGKGIKDSGIDRHRLFITSKLWNDHRGYEKAKQAIDETLQRMQLDYLDLYLIHWPANQKQFGTKAAEINAETWRAMEEAYHEGKIRALGLSNFMPHHIVDLMRTAEVAPAVDQIEVHPGWPHVEEVKYLQAHNILVEGWAPLGGQGAKVMTNKTMLQLADKYGKTAAQISLRWLIQRGVLPLPKSTHRERMVQNTQLFDFELSDEDMKKIEALPNLGGQCADPDDVDF; encoded by the coding sequence ATGGTCGAATTAAAGAATATTAACTCTATTTACCACTTGAACAATGGGGTGAAGATTCCTTGCGTTGGTTACGGGACGTTCAGAACTCCCGCTGACGTTGCAGAAAAGGCAGTTGCCGATGCGATTGACGTTGGCTACCGGCTGATCGACACAGCGGCCGTCTACGGCAATGAAGAAGCGGTCGGCAAGGGAATCAAGGACTCCGGTATTGACCGGCACCGCCTCTTCATCACCAGCAAGCTCTGGAACGACCACCGCGGCTACGAGAAGGCTAAGCAGGCCATTGACGAAACACTGCAGCGGATGCAGCTCGACTACCTGGACCTCTACCTGATCCACTGGCCAGCTAACCAGAAGCAATTTGGAACCAAGGCGGCCGAAATTAACGCCGAAACCTGGCGGGCAATGGAAGAGGCTTACCATGAAGGAAAGATTCGGGCCCTCGGTCTCAGTAACTTCATGCCCCACCACATTGTGGACCTGATGCGGACCGCAGAAGTGGCCCCAGCGGTTGACCAGATTGAGGTCCACCCCGGCTGGCCACACGTTGAGGAAGTCAAGTACCTGCAAGCTCATAACATCCTGGTCGAAGGGTGGGCACCGCTGGGTGGTCAGGGCGCCAAGGTCATGACCAATAAGACGATGCTCCAATTGGCCGACAAGTACGGTAAGACGGCGGCCCAAATCTCCCTGCGTTGGTTGATTCAGCGGGGCGTCCTCCCACTGCCAAAGTCCACCCACAGGGAACGGATGGTCCAAAACACCCAGCTCTTTGACTTTGAACTCAGCGATGAGGATATGAAGAAGATTGAGGCCCTGCCAAACCTTGGCGGCCAGTGTGCTGACCCTGACGACGTGGACTTCTAG
- the pgmB gene encoding beta-phosphoglucomutase has protein sequence MSFEDLKGFAFDLDGVIADTARFHGQAWHQLADKVGTEWTQKLADSLKGVSRMDSLELILKAGGHENDYSQDEKVALATEKNDNYIKLVETLTPADILPGMKAFLDELKANGYHIVLASASKNAPKVLKYLQITDYFEGIVDPAKLTHGKPDPEIYSEAAKLMNLPANQVTGLEDAQAGIESINRAGETSIGFGASLKDADVKFDQTGEVSLAAIKKQMG, from the coding sequence ATGAGTTTTGAAGATTTAAAAGGTTTTGCCTTTGACCTCGACGGTGTGATTGCCGATACGGCCCGTTTTCACGGCCAAGCATGGCACCAGTTAGCAGACAAGGTTGGTACAGAGTGGACTCAAAAACTGGCGGACAGCTTGAAGGGTGTTAGCCGGATGGACTCTTTGGAACTAATCCTGAAGGCCGGTGGCCACGAAAATGACTACAGCCAGGACGAAAAGGTTGCCTTGGCAACGGAAAAGAACGATAACTACATTAAATTAGTTGAAACCCTAACTCCGGCAGATATTCTACCCGGAATGAAGGCCTTCTTGGATGAATTGAAGGCTAACGGTTACCACATCGTGCTAGCTTCCGCATCCAAGAACGCTCCTAAGGTATTAAAGTACTTACAGATTACGGATTATTTTGAAGGGATTGTTGACCCTGCCAAGCTTACCCATGGCAAGCCAGACCCAGAGATTTACAGTGAAGCTGCTAAATTGATGAACCTCCCGGCTAACCAGGTTACTGGTTTGGAAGATGCCCAAGCAGGGATTGAATCCATTAACCGGGCGGGTGAGACTTCAATTGGTTTTGGAGCTTCCTTAAAGGATGCTGACGTCAAGTTTGACCAAACCGGTGAAGTTTCACTGGCTGCTATTAAGAAGCAAATGGGCTAA
- a CDS encoding SLC45 family MFS transporter, whose translation MSQEKPATAGLPTLSKSTIWMINFGFLGVQTAFTLQSSQMSRIFQTIGADPNNLGWFFILPPLAGIIVQPIIGYYSDRTWAPKLGGRRLPYLLLGMIVAVIVMLLLPNSGSFGFGYGSLAALCFGAITVAFLDLSSNVAMQPFKMMVGDMVNDDQKSYAYGIQSFLSNTGAVLAAVFPFLLTWFGVANTAKKGVVPDSVIISFYVGAALLIITSLFTVFRVHEYDPATYAMYHGISEEDNAKGGNWFTLLKHAPKAFWTVTLVQFFCWFAFQYLWTYSAGAIAKNVWNTTNATSAGYQAAGNWYGVLAAVQSIAAVIWSYVLAKVPNKYHKAGYAGSLLLGALGFLSVFFIHSQGALIVSYILIGIAWAGMNTYPLTIVTNALSGKHMGTYLGLFNGSICFPQIVASLLSFALFPLLGGSQVNMFILAGIVMACGALAVGAIKETYAE comes from the coding sequence ATGAGTCAAGAAAAGCCTGCTACGGCTGGATTACCTACACTATCAAAGTCAACCATTTGGATGATTAACTTTGGTTTCCTAGGTGTTCAGACCGCGTTCACTTTGCAAAGTTCACAAATGAGCCGGATTTTCCAAACTATTGGGGCCGACCCAAACAATTTAGGGTGGTTCTTTATCCTACCACCACTGGCCGGGATCATTGTTCAACCAATCATTGGTTACTACTCTGACCGTACCTGGGCACCAAAGCTTGGTGGTCGTCGTCTTCCTTACCTCCTGTTAGGGATGATTGTTGCGGTCATTGTTATGTTACTGCTGCCTAACTCTGGTAGCTTCGGATTTGGGTATGGGTCACTTGCGGCCCTCTGTTTCGGTGCCATTACGGTGGCCTTCTTGGACCTGTCCTCTAACGTTGCCATGCAGCCATTCAAAATGATGGTTGGGGATATGGTTAATGATGACCAAAAGAGTTATGCTTACGGGATTCAGAGTTTCTTATCAAACACTGGTGCCGTTTTGGCCGCCGTTTTCCCGTTCCTGTTGACTTGGTTCGGGGTAGCCAACACTGCCAAGAAGGGTGTTGTTCCAGACTCCGTTATCATTTCATTCTACGTTGGTGCCGCACTGTTAATTATTACTAGTCTGTTCACTGTTTTCCGGGTTCACGAATATGACCCTGCTACTTATGCTATGTACCACGGTATTTCTGAAGAAGATAACGCCAAGGGTGGTAACTGGTTCACGCTGCTGAAGCACGCCCCAAAGGCCTTCTGGACCGTTACGTTGGTTCAATTCTTCTGCTGGTTCGCATTCCAGTACCTCTGGACTTACTCCGCTGGGGCAATTGCCAAGAACGTCTGGAACACGACCAACGCTACTTCCGCCGGCTACCAAGCTGCCGGTAACTGGTACGGTGTTTTAGCCGCCGTTCAATCAATTGCGGCCGTTATCTGGTCATACGTTTTGGCTAAGGTTCCTAACAAGTACCACAAGGCGGGTTACGCTGGTAGTCTGTTGCTCGGTGCCCTGGGCTTTCTCTCCGTCTTCTTCATTCACTCTCAAGGTGCGCTGATTGTTTCATACATCTTGATTGGGATTGCATGGGCCGGAATGAACACCTACCCACTGACCATCGTTACAAACGCACTGTCTGGTAAGCACATGGGAACTTACCTGGGACTCTTCAACGGTTCCATTTGTTTCCCACAAATCGTTGCTTCCCTGCTGAGTTTCGCATTGTTCCCACTGCTGGGTGGTTCCCAAGTTAACATGTTCATCCTTGCCGGGATTGTGATGGCTTGTGGTGCCCTTGCTGTTGGCGCAATCAAGGAAACTTACGCTGAATAA